A single window of Drosophila suzukii chromosome 3, CBGP_Dsuzu_IsoJpt1.0, whole genome shotgun sequence DNA harbors:
- the ACXD gene encoding adenylyl cyclase X E isoform X3, giving the protein MDSYFDSAIEYNRTNPIRLARTSEQSQTVQNEKNWEWSYLVRKCRNLELEDSYDMYMRRLRVGYLSLFIFIHVAVTVIHTLLLLTTPEIRYVYVDMVAYICSGLVIWMVLSVNFRSDLVSKHSWVVYATSWLAVCVMVLMDIGLNVYHATSHNDILNPIYDAYTLYAIYMFMPVPYLLQPFVLGSAVTLCYIINYSFVITAKDDNQMHSILNEAIYLSCVNLLGIFFRLMRDIALRTTFLDRRQYVEENLLLRYARDQERSLLLSILPAQIADRLQEDVKNRIERSKQQHQQRSQVDMRRSADSQTLKRWRQPDHGTLFIEPHEDVTVLYADVVNYTHLTTTLDVKKLVEALHDLFVRFDSASEDYNVLRIKFLGDCYYCVAGLANPNVDHAKCCVDLGLRMIKDIRDVREKRHLNIDMRIGVHSGDVLSGVIGAAKWQFDIWSKDVDIANRLEATGATGRVHVSQKTLSLLDGEYFYEDGTEKAREDPVLQKHGIRTFLIKSLRL; this is encoded by the exons ATGGACTCGTACTTCGACTCGGCCATCGAGTACAACCGCACCAATCCCATCAGGTTGGCCAGGACCAGCGAACAGTCCCAAACGGTGCAGAACGAGAAAAACTGGGAATGGTCGTATCTAGTG AGAAAATGTCGCAACCTGGAGCTGGAGGACTCGTACGACATGTACATGCGGCGCCTGCGTGTAGGATACCTATCCCTGTTCATCTTCATTCATGTGGCGGTGACGGTGATCCACACACTCCTCCTGCTTACCACGCCGGAGATCAGATACGTGTACGTGGACATGGTGGCCTACATTTGCTCCGGCTTGGTCATCTGGATGGTGCTTTCCGTCAACTTCCGCAGTGATCTGGTGAGCAAGCACAGCTGGGTGGTCTATGCCACCTCCTGGCTGGCGGTCTGCGTGATGGTCCTGATGGACATCGGGCTGAATGTGTACCATGCCACCAGCCATAATGACATCCTGAATCCGATCTACGATGCGTACACCCTCTATGCCATATACATGTTCATGCCGGTTCCCTATCTTCTGCAACCCTTTGTCCTGGGATCGGCAGTTACTCTGTGCTATATCATAAACTACAGCTTCGTGATCACCGCCAAGGATGACAACCAGATGCACAGCATCCTGAATGAGGCCATCTACCTGAGTTGCGTCAATCTCCTGGGGATTTTCTTTCGCCTGATGCGGGATATAGCGCTACGGACGACCTTCCTGGATCGCCGGCAATATGTGGAGGAGAATCTCCTGTTGCGCTACGCCAGAGATCAGGAGCGGAGTCTCTTGCTGAGCATCCTGCCCGCCCAGATTGCGGATAGATTGCAGGAGGATGTGAAGAACCGCATCGAGAGATCtaagcagcagcaccagcaacGATCCCAAGTGGATATGCGAAGGAGTGCGGATAGTCAGACTCTGAAGAGGTGGAGGCAACCAGATCATGG CACCCTCTTTATAGAGCCCCATGAGGACGTCACTGTTCTCTATGCAGATGTGGTCAACTACACCCACCTGACCACCACTTTGGACGTCAAAAAGTTAGTGGAGGCTCTGCATGATCTCTTCGTGCGTTTCGACAGCGCCAGCGAGGATTACAACGTGCTGAGGATCAAGTTCCTGGGCGATTGCTACTACTGCGTGGCAGGATTGGCCAATCCCAATGTGGATCACGCCAAGTGCTGTGTGGACCTGGGTTTAAGGATGATCAAGGACATTCGCGATGTCAG GGAGAAGCGACATCTGAACATCGATATGAGGATTGGTGTCCACTCAGGGGATGTCCTGTCCGGTGTAATTGGCGCCGCCAAGTGGCAGTTTGACATCTGGTCAAAGGACGTGGATATCGCCAATAGACTGGAGGCAACAGGAGCCACCGGAAGGGTGCATGTGAGCCAGAAGACCCTCTCCCTGCTGGATGGCGAGTACTTCTACGAGGACGGCACCGAAAAGGCTCGAGAGGATCCAGTGCTCCAGAAGCACGGCATTCGCACCTTCCTGATCAAGTCACTGCGC TTGTAG
- the ACXD gene encoding adenylyl cyclase X E isoform X1, whose amino-acid sequence MDSYFDSAIEYNRTNPIRLARTSEQSQTVQNEKNWEWSYLVRKCRNLELEDSYDMYMRRLRVGYLSLFIFIHVAVTVIHTLLLLTTPEIRYVYVDMVAYICSGLVIWMVLSVNFRSDLVSKHSWVVYATSWLAVCVMVLMDIGLNVYHATSHNDILNPIYDAYTLYAIYMFMPVPYLLQPFVLGSAVTLCYIINYSFVITAKDDNQMHSILNEAIYLSCVNLLGIFFRLMRDIALRTTFLDRRQYVEENLLLRYARDQERSLLLSILPAQIADRLQEDVKNRIERSKQQHQQRSQVDMRRSADSQTLKRWRQPDHGTLFIEPHEDVTVLYADVVNYTHLTTTLDVKKLVEALHDLFVRFDSASEDYNVLRIKFLGDCYYCVAGLANPNVDHAKCCVDLGLRMIKDIRDVREKRHLNIDMRIGVHSGDVLSGVIGAAKWQFDIWSKDVDIANRLEATGATGRVHVSQKTLSLLDGEYFYEDGTEKAREDPVLQKHGIRTFLIKSLRAPMHDPRRRMRERQAKKLSEASKANFMHNSTLHQYNQVRNQAKLEMCRELDKMPIGRIQLTKVFRRSTRLTQDEIEEETFRRNISSCCLFFRIRNWEFQYMKEPDVMLKYSIALSWAIYMGLLTIQLLSKDARYHYWYIDGTTIILLTMLLIVSWYKKLWIMYMSDADVSSPNGRLSGFFFRLSDKMQRNVVIRIVMYFLIIFSYCAVAIMQVVGCSRDEDYADLEPSYDERVQCFHPWILTNCMTLVIGMSFLFTRIPFIIKSCFSALIMIGYAVLVVSEFNFIYANSPSTNVNFNARYSHILLMIITFGIFHLMERQTEFIAKVDYNWKRQLLKKQEDALITNDTIKVLLTNILPTHVADFYLSNQLQNELYYEEYDNVAVMFASIKNFDTDKIGLRVLNEIICDFDDVLNKYSQSLRVEKIKVANWTYMAACGLDVSRSEQVNAPQMKFRNVSLMPNGRRSRYDGARTSNTDGVQRVPYGNGSNIALDLDLERGQYEGNVITSNGPRISTTQNGSSSNEVVRVMAEFALDLMRTMRRFNTENMQTEYEGSTDYGMLRIGISHGRAMAGVVGNSKPHYDIWGNPVNMASRMDSTGVPGQIQVTENTALKLREFNIQCNYRGMTYVKGRGNIPTYIIGTDSEYQFLPHRPSPAANKED is encoded by the exons ATGGACTCGTACTTCGACTCGGCCATCGAGTACAACCGCACCAATCCCATCAGGTTGGCCAGGACCAGCGAACAGTCCCAAACGGTGCAGAACGAGAAAAACTGGGAATGGTCGTATCTAGTG AGAAAATGTCGCAACCTGGAGCTGGAGGACTCGTACGACATGTACATGCGGCGCCTGCGTGTAGGATACCTATCCCTGTTCATCTTCATTCATGTGGCGGTGACGGTGATCCACACACTCCTCCTGCTTACCACGCCGGAGATCAGATACGTGTACGTGGACATGGTGGCCTACATTTGCTCCGGCTTGGTCATCTGGATGGTGCTTTCCGTCAACTTCCGCAGTGATCTGGTGAGCAAGCACAGCTGGGTGGTCTATGCCACCTCCTGGCTGGCGGTCTGCGTGATGGTCCTGATGGACATCGGGCTGAATGTGTACCATGCCACCAGCCATAATGACATCCTGAATCCGATCTACGATGCGTACACCCTCTATGCCATATACATGTTCATGCCGGTTCCCTATCTTCTGCAACCCTTTGTCCTGGGATCGGCAGTTACTCTGTGCTATATCATAAACTACAGCTTCGTGATCACCGCCAAGGATGACAACCAGATGCACAGCATCCTGAATGAGGCCATCTACCTGAGTTGCGTCAATCTCCTGGGGATTTTCTTTCGCCTGATGCGGGATATAGCGCTACGGACGACCTTCCTGGATCGCCGGCAATATGTGGAGGAGAATCTCCTGTTGCGCTACGCCAGAGATCAGGAGCGGAGTCTCTTGCTGAGCATCCTGCCCGCCCAGATTGCGGATAGATTGCAGGAGGATGTGAAGAACCGCATCGAGAGATCtaagcagcagcaccagcaacGATCCCAAGTGGATATGCGAAGGAGTGCGGATAGTCAGACTCTGAAGAGGTGGAGGCAACCAGATCATGG CACCCTCTTTATAGAGCCCCATGAGGACGTCACTGTTCTCTATGCAGATGTGGTCAACTACACCCACCTGACCACCACTTTGGACGTCAAAAAGTTAGTGGAGGCTCTGCATGATCTCTTCGTGCGTTTCGACAGCGCCAGCGAGGATTACAACGTGCTGAGGATCAAGTTCCTGGGCGATTGCTACTACTGCGTGGCAGGATTGGCCAATCCCAATGTGGATCACGCCAAGTGCTGTGTGGACCTGGGTTTAAGGATGATCAAGGACATTCGCGATGTCAG GGAGAAGCGACATCTGAACATCGATATGAGGATTGGTGTCCACTCAGGGGATGTCCTGTCCGGTGTAATTGGCGCCGCCAAGTGGCAGTTTGACATCTGGTCAAAGGACGTGGATATCGCCAATAGACTGGAGGCAACAGGAGCCACCGGAAGGGTGCATGTGAGCCAGAAGACCCTCTCCCTGCTGGATGGCGAGTACTTCTACGAGGACGGCACCGAAAAGGCTCGAGAGGATCCAGTGCTCCAGAAGCACGGCATTCGCACCTTCCTGATCAAGTCACTGCGC GCCCCCATGCACGACCCGCGTCGCAGGATGAGGGAGCGGCAGGCCAAGAAGCTCAGCGAGGCCAGCAAGGCCAACTTCATGCACAACTCGACGCTCCACCAGTACAACCAGGTGCGCAACCAGGCCAAGCTGGAGATGTGCCGGGAGCTGGACAAGATGCCCATCGGCAGGATACA ACTCACCAAAGTATTCCGGCGAAGCACTCGCCTCACCCAGGATGAAATCGAGGAGGAGACCTTCCGGCGCAACATCAGCTCCTGCTGCCTGTTCTTCCGCATCCGCAACTGGGAGTTCCAGTACATGAAGGAGCCGGATGTGATGCTCAAGTACAGCATCGCCCTGTCCTGGGCCATCTACATGGGTCTGCTGACCATCCAGCTGCTTAGCAAGGA TGCCCGCTATCACTACTGGTACATAGATGGCACCACTATCATCCTGCTCACCATGCTTCTGATCGTATCCTGGTACAAGAAACTCTGGATAATGTACATGTCCGATGCGGATGTGTCTTCTCCGAATGGCAGGCTAAGTGGATTCTTCTTCCGGCTTTCAGATAAAATGCAGCGGAATGTGGTCATCCGGATAGTGATGTACTTCCTAATCATTTTCTCCTACTGTGCGGTGGCCATCATGCAAGTGGTGGGCTGCAGCCGCGATGAGGATTACGCGGATCTGGAGCCCAGTTACGACGAGCGGGTGCAGTGCTTTCATCCTTGG ATCCTGACCAACTGCATGACCTTGGTGATTGGCATGTCGTTTCTGTTCACCCGGATTCCCTTTATCATCAAGTCCTGTTTTTCCGCGCTGATAATGATTGGATATGCAGTGCTGGTGGTGTCCGAATTCAACTTTATCTACGCCAACAGTCCCTCTACTAATGTGAACTTTAATGCAAGGTACTCGCATATTCTCTTGATGATCATCACCTTTGGAATTTTCCATCTGATGGAGCGGCAAACGGAGTTCATTGCCAAAGTGGACTACAA CTGGAAAAGACAACTACTTAAAAAGCAGGAGGATGCCTTGATCACCAATGACACCATTAAAGTGCTACTTACCAATATTTTGCCCACGCATGTCG CCGACTTTTATCTGTCCAACCAACTCCAAAATGAGCTCTATTACGAGGAGTACGACAATGTGGCGGTAATGTTTGCCTCCATTAAAAACTTCGACACCGACAAGATAGGTTTGCGAGTGCTGAACGAGATAATCTGTGACTTTGACGATGTG TTAAACAAGTACTCGCAGAGCCTGCGCGTGGAGAAGATCAAGGTGGCCAACTGGACGTACATGGCGGCCTGTGGCCTAGATGTTTCTCGCTCCGAGCAGGTGAATGCCCCCCAGATGAAGTTCCGCAATGTGTCGCTGATGCCAAATGGAAGAAGGAGTCGTTATGATGGAGCCCGCACCTCCAATACGGATGGAGTTCAGCGGGTGCCCTATGGGAATGGTAGCAACATAGCCCTGGATCTCGACCTCGAGCGGGGTCAGTACGAGGGCAATGTGATTACGAGTAATGGACCACGGATCAGCACCACCCAAAacgggagcagcagcaacgaGGTGGTGCGGGTGATGGCCGAGTTTGCCCTGGATCTGATGAGGACCATGAGACGTTTTAATACGGAGAATATGCAGACGGAGTACGAGGGCAGCACGGATTACGGGATGCTGAGGATCGGGATTTCGCATGGCAGGGCGATGGCCGGAGTGGTGGGGAACTCAAAGCCCCACTACGACATTTGGGGCAATCCTGTGAACATGGCCTCCCGCATGGACTCCACCGGAGTTCCGGGACAGATCCAGGTCACCGAGAACACGGCCCTTAAGCTGCGCGAGTTCAACATCCAGTGCAACTACAGGGGCATGACCTACGTCAAGGGGCGTGGCAACATACCCACCTACATTATCGGCACCGACAGCGAATACCAGTTCCTGCCGCACCGCCCATCGCCCGCGGCAAACAAAGAAGACTAG
- the ACXD gene encoding adenylyl cyclase X E isoform X2: MHDPRRRMRERQAKKLSEASKANFMHNSTLHQYNQVRNQAKLEMCRELDKMPIGRIQLTKVFRRSTRLTQDEIEEETFRRNISSCCLFFRIRNWEFQYMKEPDVMLKYSIALSWAIYMGLLTIQLLSKDARYHYWYIDGTTIILLTMLLIVSWYKKLWIMYMSDADVSSPNGRLSGFFFRLSDKMQRNVVIRIVMYFLIIFSYCAVAIMQVVGCSRDEDYADLEPSYDERVQCFHPWILTNCMTLVIGMSFLFTRIPFIIKSCFSALIMIGYAVLVVSEFNFIYANSPSTNVNFNARYSHILLMIITFGIFHLMERQTEFIAKVDYNWKRQLLKKQEDALITNDTIKVLLTNILPTHVADFYLSNQLQNELYYEEYDNVAVMFASIKNFDTDKIGLRVLNEIICDFDDVLNKYSQSLRVEKIKVANWTYMAACGLDVSRSEQVNAPQMKFRNVSLMPNGRRSRYDGARTSNTDGVQRVPYGNGSNIALDLDLERGQYEGNVITSNGPRISTTQNGSSSNEVVRVMAEFALDLMRTMRRFNTENMQTEYEGSTDYGMLRIGISHGRAMAGVVGNSKPHYDIWGNPVNMASRMDSTGVPGQIQVTENTALKLREFNIQCNYRGMTYVKGRGNIPTYIIGTDSEYQFLPHRPSPAANKED; this comes from the exons ATGCACGACCCGCGTCGCAGGATGAGGGAGCGGCAGGCCAAGAAGCTCAGCGAGGCCAGCAAGGCCAACTTCATGCACAACTCGACGCTCCACCAGTACAACCAGGTGCGCAACCAGGCCAAGCTGGAGATGTGCCGGGAGCTGGACAAGATGCCCATCGGCAGGATACA ACTCACCAAAGTATTCCGGCGAAGCACTCGCCTCACCCAGGATGAAATCGAGGAGGAGACCTTCCGGCGCAACATCAGCTCCTGCTGCCTGTTCTTCCGCATCCGCAACTGGGAGTTCCAGTACATGAAGGAGCCGGATGTGATGCTCAAGTACAGCATCGCCCTGTCCTGGGCCATCTACATGGGTCTGCTGACCATCCAGCTGCTTAGCAAGGA TGCCCGCTATCACTACTGGTACATAGATGGCACCACTATCATCCTGCTCACCATGCTTCTGATCGTATCCTGGTACAAGAAACTCTGGATAATGTACATGTCCGATGCGGATGTGTCTTCTCCGAATGGCAGGCTAAGTGGATTCTTCTTCCGGCTTTCAGATAAAATGCAGCGGAATGTGGTCATCCGGATAGTGATGTACTTCCTAATCATTTTCTCCTACTGTGCGGTGGCCATCATGCAAGTGGTGGGCTGCAGCCGCGATGAGGATTACGCGGATCTGGAGCCCAGTTACGACGAGCGGGTGCAGTGCTTTCATCCTTGG ATCCTGACCAACTGCATGACCTTGGTGATTGGCATGTCGTTTCTGTTCACCCGGATTCCCTTTATCATCAAGTCCTGTTTTTCCGCGCTGATAATGATTGGATATGCAGTGCTGGTGGTGTCCGAATTCAACTTTATCTACGCCAACAGTCCCTCTACTAATGTGAACTTTAATGCAAGGTACTCGCATATTCTCTTGATGATCATCACCTTTGGAATTTTCCATCTGATGGAGCGGCAAACGGAGTTCATTGCCAAAGTGGACTACAA CTGGAAAAGACAACTACTTAAAAAGCAGGAGGATGCCTTGATCACCAATGACACCATTAAAGTGCTACTTACCAATATTTTGCCCACGCATGTCG CCGACTTTTATCTGTCCAACCAACTCCAAAATGAGCTCTATTACGAGGAGTACGACAATGTGGCGGTAATGTTTGCCTCCATTAAAAACTTCGACACCGACAAGATAGGTTTGCGAGTGCTGAACGAGATAATCTGTGACTTTGACGATGTG TTAAACAAGTACTCGCAGAGCCTGCGCGTGGAGAAGATCAAGGTGGCCAACTGGACGTACATGGCGGCCTGTGGCCTAGATGTTTCTCGCTCCGAGCAGGTGAATGCCCCCCAGATGAAGTTCCGCAATGTGTCGCTGATGCCAAATGGAAGAAGGAGTCGTTATGATGGAGCCCGCACCTCCAATACGGATGGAGTTCAGCGGGTGCCCTATGGGAATGGTAGCAACATAGCCCTGGATCTCGACCTCGAGCGGGGTCAGTACGAGGGCAATGTGATTACGAGTAATGGACCACGGATCAGCACCACCCAAAacgggagcagcagcaacgaGGTGGTGCGGGTGATGGCCGAGTTTGCCCTGGATCTGATGAGGACCATGAGACGTTTTAATACGGAGAATATGCAGACGGAGTACGAGGGCAGCACGGATTACGGGATGCTGAGGATCGGGATTTCGCATGGCAGGGCGATGGCCGGAGTGGTGGGGAACTCAAAGCCCCACTACGACATTTGGGGCAATCCTGTGAACATGGCCTCCCGCATGGACTCCACCGGAGTTCCGGGACAGATCCAGGTCACCGAGAACACGGCCCTTAAGCTGCGCGAGTTCAACATCCAGTGCAACTACAGGGGCATGACCTACGTCAAGGGGCGTGGCAACATACCCACCTACATTATCGGCACCGACAGCGAATACCAGTTCCTGCCGCACCGCCCATCGCCCGCGGCAAACAAAGAAGACTAG
- the LOC108012599 gene encoding adenylyl cyclase X E: MDPGYTENEVDYRSLGNMPGLEWKLLRYKCRELRLEGIYNRHSLLISVAFASQILIVVELLMLIHVILLFSVVKDIDLITVLPYFAVMLLTPPILMASSEPNAEHHDRTAILTSCLMALLLTLMDLILPICYFTSHSLVPSYDHVVIVMVYLMFPIAFVENGRVYLLGLAVSLVYFAYTVWMEMKINGEDYKIWELTIYATYIFFLNLICMFFSGFREYYMRRGVLSRYQLVYQNMIYQMSMKKEKALLDSIMPLMLARVLQDAITSHIEDDPNGLVPFSRTRHLFVEPHSEVSILEADMVNFTLLTTTLEVPELVSILHELFVSFDLAANRNRATRIKFLGDSYTCVTGIPDYFPTHANACVNQALDMIDISREVSQRRSRKIELRIGVHSGEILAGIIGHTKWQFDIWSKDVNIATRLETCGLPGMVHISSRTLSLMDNHYVYEEGTDTAKVDPLLQKANLSTYLIKGRLPDYEEPDDFEDENFSLSDDYRFNFREDYEDIQIRAQREMILEVEHMPVNRVQSCRFRPKDEKAKQNINEEYRFNLESFYPFTTFRNWRTEWSFNKRPDLLMKYSLIMVVLAGFMIISMDLIEQIDDYDYTVLFCLFLVILLALIVAVYKKLWLRGRRLTPLTRPSFFLSRWLFKLSDLIEQSIFVRVPLAIAVLSILYSMSSEAVFSCDIARLELEIIDSELHNFTPKLFCFLPWVVTYAVIIVLSLLLVIVGVPLIIKMVVGLVILVCHVFTVNAYYGFAFERSETTNVGVGSSLAHTWYLVTFYIVVLVREGYINYIQKASYFMGMCFEKKHEETKVITRSIKIIMANILPSHVAEVFKTRRRSDQLYYENFPEVAVMFATIENHQADKYGLRALHEIICYFDDLLMNYQGRYKIEKIKVMGWTYFAACGLDHSDDFSISVPVSTNLDMENAQKSASVRFAPMDEDDDEIDSPWNPSMASVNQVGKTVLVMTEFALNMLRVMQEIRSKGVLFEKDSILTGSLKIGIAHGPVMAGVVGLSKPHYDIWGHTVNMASRMSSTGVLDGIHVTQSTSNILRDLNIRCNYRGQTFVKGVGEVPTYLVALGQNLQFQPHHKSDDSKSKSSLISVEWMDEKEARKYDY; the protein is encoded by the exons ATGGATCCAGGCTACACCGAAAATGAGGTTGACTATCGTTCCCTGGGCAACATGCCGGGCTTGGAGTGGAAACTCCTGCGG TACAAGTGTCGCGAATTACGACTGGAAGGCATTTACAATCGTCACAGCCTTTTGATTTCAGTGGCCTTTGCGAGCCAGATTTTAATTGTCGTTGAATTACTGATGCTTATTCACGTGATTCTGCTGTTCAGCGTGGTCAAG GACATCGACTTGATCACTGTTCTGCCCTATTTCGCGGTGATGTTGCTTACCCCTCCCATTTTGATGGCCAGCAGCGAGCCCAATGCCGAGCACCACGATCGTACAGCAATTTTGACTAGCTGCCTGATGGCTCTTCTCCTGACATTAATGG ATTTGATATTGCCCATTTGTTACTTTACCTCTCATTCGCTGGTACCAAGTTACGATCATGTGGTTATTGTTATGGTTTATCTAATGTTTCCCATTGCCTTTGTGGAAAACGGAAGAGTTTACCTTTTGGGCCTGGCCGTTTCGCTGGTGTACTTTGCCTACACGGTGTGGATGGAGATGAAGATAAATGGAGAAGATTACAAAATTTGGGAGCTGACCATTTATGCGACGTACATCTTCTTCCTCAACCTGATCTGCATGTTTTTCTCGGGATTTCGAGAGTACTACATGAGGCGTGGGGTACTCAGTCGCTATCAGTTGGTCTACCAGAACATGATATATCAGATGTCCATGAAAAAGGAAAAGGCCTTGCTGGACTCCATTATGCCTCTTATGCTGGCACGCGTCTTGCAAGATGCCATTACCAGTCACATCGAGGACGATCCAAATGGTCTAGTCCCCTTCTCAAGAACTCG CCATCTGTTCGTCGAACCCCATTCGGAAGTGTCTATTCTAGAAGCGGATATGGTCAACTTTACGCTCCTGACCACCACATTGGAAGTACCCGAACTGGTGTCCATCCTGCACGAATTGTTCGTCAGTTTTGACCTGGCTGCCAATCGGAATAGGGCGACACGCATCAAGTTCCTGGGGGATTCCTACACCTGCGTCACTGGGATTCCGGACTACTTCCCCACCCACGCCAATGCCTGCGTGAACCAGGCTCTGGACATGATTGATATAAGCCGGGAGGTGAGTCAGCGCCGCAGTCGGAAGATTGAACTCAGGATCGGGGTGCACTCCGGGGAAATATTGGCGGGTATTATTGGACACACCAAGTGGCAGTTTGACATCTGGTCGAAGGACGTGAACATCGCCACTCGCCTGGAGACGTGTGGACTACCGGGAATGGTGCACATTTCCAGCAGGACCCTGAGTTTGATGGACAATCACTATGTTTACGAGGAGGGTACCGACACGGCCAAAGTTGATCCTCTCCTGCAAAAGGCCAACCTGAGTACCTACCTGATCAAAGGTCGTCTGCCTGATTACGAAGAGCCCGATGATTTTGAGGATGAAAATTTCTCGTTGAGCGATGACTACCGTTTCAATTTCCGGGAGGATTACGAGGACATACAGATTAGGGCCCAGCGGGAGATGATCCTCGAGGTGGAGCACATGCCAGTGAATCGAGTCCAGTCGTGCAGGTTTAGACCTAAAGATGAAAAAGCTAAACAGAACATCAACGAGGAGTACCGGTTCAATCTCGAGTCGTTCTACCCCTTCACCACCTTTCGAAACTGGAGAACGGAATGGTCCTTTAACAAACGACCGGATCTCTTGATGAAGTACAGCCTGATAATGGTAGTCCTTGCTGGATTTATGATCATATCCATGGACCTAATCGAACA GATTGATGACTACGACTACACCGTactgttttgtttgtttcttgtTATACTGTTGGCCCTTATCGTGGCAGTCTATAAGAAGCTCTGGCTAAGAGGCCGTCGACTCACGCCCTTGACACGGCCCTCCTTTTTCCTGAGTCGCTGGCTGTTCAAGCTCTCCGATCTCATCGAGCAGTCCATATTCGTCCGAGTTCCACTGGCCATCGCTGTGCTGTCCATTCTATATTCCATGTCCTCGGAGGCAGTG TTTTCTTGTGATATAGCCAGACTCGAGCTGGAGATTATAGACTCGGAGCTGCACAACTTTACGCCCAAGCTGTTTTGCTTCCTACCCTGG GTAGTGACTTATGCAGTGATCATTGTTCTCAGTCTGTTGCTTGTCATCGTTGGAGTACCGCTGATCATCAAGATGGTTGTTGGCCTCGTCATTCTCGTCTGCCACGTGTTTACTGTCAACGCCTACTATGGATTCGCATTCGAGAGGTCGGAGACCACCAACGTGGGCGTGGGATCGAGCTTAGCTCACACCTGGTACCTGGTGACATTCTACATCGTGGTGTTGGTCCGCGAAGGTTACATCAACTACATCCAGAAGGCGTCCTACTT CATGGGCATGTGTTTCGAGAAGAAGCACGAGGAGACCAAAGTAATAACACGGTCCATTAAGATCATCATGGCCAACATCCTGCCTTCCCATGTGGCCGAGGTATTTAAGACTCGTCGGAGAAGCGATCAGCTGTATTACGAGAACTTCCCCGAGGTGGCAGTGATGTTCGCTACCATCGAGAATCACCAGGCGGATAAATACGGTCTGAGGGCTCTCCATGAGATTATTTGCTACTTCGACGACCTTCTGATGAATTACCAGGGCAGATACAAAATTGAGAAGATCAAGGTCATGGGTTGGACCTACTTTGCTGCCTGTGGCCTTGACCACTCCGATGACTTTTCGATCAGTGTCCCAGTCTCAACAAATCTGGATATGGAAAATGCACAGAAATCCG CTTCCGTTCGTTTTGCCCCTATGGATGAGGATGATGATGAGATTGACAGCCCCTGGAACCCCTCCATGGCATCAGTAAACCAGGTCGGTAAAACAGTCCTGGTCATGACTGAATTCGCTTTAAATATGCTAAGGGTAATGCAGGAGATTCGGTCCAAGGGTGTGCTCTTTGAGAAGGACTCCATATTGACTGGCAGCCTGAAGATAG GTATTGCTCATGGTCCCGTGATGGCTGGCGTTGTGGGACTTTCGAAACCGCACTATGACATCTGGGGTCACACCGTCAACATGGCCTCTCGAATGAGCTCCACGGGTGTGCTGGATGGCATCCACGTAACCCAGAGCACCTCCAACATCCTGCGAGACCTGAACATCCGGTGCAATTATCGGGGACAGACGTTTGTGAAGGGCGTGGGAGAAGTGCCCACTTACCTGGTGGCCCTGGGCCAGAACCTACAGTTCCAGCCCCACCACAAAAGCGACGATTCAAAAAGCAAATCTAGCCTAATATCCGTTGAGTGGATGGACGAAAAAGAGGCTAGAAAATATGATTATTAA